The stretch of DNA AAGCTGCAAGCGCCGCCTCGCGCGACTCCTTGAGATCGACAACGGGTCGTGGATAGGTTTCACCAAGCCGCACGCCGGCCTCTGCAAGAACGGCCTGCGGCGCTGTCCAGGGCGCGTATAGATATTTTTTCGGAAGCCTTGCAAGTTCGGGCAGAAACCGGCGCGTATAATCGCCGTCAGGGTCGAATTTCTCGCCCTGTGTCACCGGATTGAAAACCCGGAAATAGGGGGCCGCATCGGCCCCGCAGCCGGCAATCCACTGCCATGAAGCGCTGTTGCTCGCATGATCCGCATCAACAAGACAATCCCAGAACCAGGCCTCGCCATGATGCCAGTGAAGGCGCAGATTCTTGACAAGGAAGGAGCCTGTGACCATCCGCATGCGGTTGTGCATATAGCCTGTCTGCCACAATTCACGCATCGCCGCGTCGACGAACGGAATGCCGGTGCGGCCCTTCTGCCAGGCCCGCAGCAGACCCGCATCGTCGCGCCAGTCAAACCCGTCAAATTTTGTTTGCAGGTTGCGCCGTTTCAGATCCGGATTGAAATAGAGCAGGGAATGCGAAAATTCACGCCAGCCAAGTTCCGAACAGAAATTGTCGACATCGCTTTCCGGCAGGTCGGGGCGGTCGCGCGCCGCATGCCAGATCTGATTGACCGAAATCTCGCCCCAATGAATATGCGGTGACAGGCGTGATACGTTCGGCGCCGCCGGCAGGTTGCGGCCATCCTTGTATCCGGCAAGTCCATGATCAAGGAATGCCGCCAGACGGTCGCGGGCACCGACTTCGCCAATCTGCCAGTGCGGCGTGAGCATGTCCCCCCAGTCCCTCGCAGGAAGCAGGTCCAGCGCGGCAATGTCACTGTCCGGCGCGGTGTCGGTTACGGTGATGTCGGGCACAGCCAGGGGCACCCGTGGCGGCGGTGCGGCAAGACAGCCACGCCGGTAGAAGGGGGTAAAGACCTTGAACGGTGTGCCGTCACCCTTCTTGACCTCCCACGGCTCCCACAGCAGCGCGCCATTATGGCTTTCAGCCTCGATCCCGGCATCACCAAGCGCCGTCTTCAGTGCGGTATCACGTTCGATCAACCAGGATTCATAGCTGCGGTTCCAGAATACCGCGCTGGCACCTGTTTTACGGGCCAGCGCCGGGATCAGCGTCAGCGCGTCACCAGCCGCCACATGGAGCGTGCCACCAAGCGAGTCCTTGAGAGCGGTGAGAGAGTGATGCAGCCACCAGCGGCTGGC from Alphaproteobacteria bacterium LSUCC0719 encodes:
- a CDS encoding deoxyribodipyrimidine photo-lyase yields the protein MSRPLSIFWFRQDLRLADNPGLCAAAARGEVLPVYILDDVNAGDDRMGAASRWWLHHSLTALKDSLGGTLHVAAGDALTLIPALARKTGASAVFWNRSYESWLIERDTALKTALGDAGIEAESHNGALLWEPWEVKKGDGTPFKVFTPFYRRGCLAAPPPRVPLAVPDITVTDTAPDSDIAALDLLPARDWGDMLTPHWQIGEVGARDRLAAFLDHGLAGYKDGRNLPAAPNVSRLSPHIHWGEISVNQIWHAARDRPDLPESDVDNFCSELGWREFSHSLLYFNPDLKRRNLQTKFDGFDWRDDAGLLRAWQKGRTGIPFVDAAMRELWQTGYMHNRMRMVTGSFLVKNLRLHWHHGEAWFWDCLVDADHASNSASWQWIAGCGADAAPYFRVFNPVTQGEKFDPDGDYTRRFLPELARLPKKYLYAPWTAPQAVLAEAGVRLGETYPRPVVDLKESREAALAAFSALRQGSG